In the Deltaproteobacteria bacterium genome, TCTTGATCGGTCTTTGAAAGGTCTTCGACCTGATAGGTGAAGCCCCACGGTTTCAAAGCAAGGTAGCGCACGGGTTCCGGTGAAGGATTGAAGTGCTGGTGAAACCAATTCGCCGGCGGCACGAAGAGACTTCCGGGACGCCAGTCGATGCGGATGCGCGGCTGCCCTTCCTGCCAAAGATACGAGTAGCCCGCGCCGGAAAGAATCACCAGGTGCGCGCCCGGCCCGTGTCGATGGCCGCGCGGGTAAGTGCCGGACGGATACTGCTCGAGGTGGGCGCTCATCGTATTGCAGGCTAGATGGAGCCGGATGCCCGTGGCGCCTTGCCCTCTCAAACTGCGATCCTTGAGTCCGAAGTCGCGCACGTCCGCGATGAGATTGGACTCCCAAGTCCGGTGGCTGGCGACTTCTCTGCCCTTGCCGCTGTAATAGCCTTCTTCGTCGTTGAAGCGGTCGCGGAATTCAAAACCGTTGCTGAAAATAAAATCGAGATTGCGAAAACGATTGACCATCTGAGGCGCATCGGTGAGGGCAACCAAGCGCGCGGTCTCGCTCCCCTGGGCATTGAAGTGTTGGTGCCAGGCGTTTAGCGGCGGCGAAAACAGGCTG is a window encoding:
- a CDS encoding ethanolamine ammonia lyase-activating protein; amino-acid sequence: MDLTQAAAYSDKTPYDLWQEQEEIPILRGHCVEDLTAIPVAPWKRSGVRGSFINLVGSSRTCGSYVLELAPRSESLPQRYLFEQLIYVVKGRGATSVWHQGSRKQTFEWQEGSLFSPPLNAWHQHFNAQGSETARLVALTDAPQMVNRFRNLDFIFSNGFEFRDRFNDEEGYYSGKGREVASHRTWESNLIADVRDFGLKDRSLRGQGATGIRLHLACNTMSAHLEQYPSGTYPRGHRHGPGAHLVILSGAGYSYLWQEGQPRIRIDWRPGSLFVPPANWFHQHFNPSPEPVRYLALKPWGFTYQVEDLSKTDQDIKSGGTQIEYKDQDPEIHRAFLAECEKRGTQSRVAV